From a single Lolium rigidum isolate FL_2022 chromosome 7, APGP_CSIRO_Lrig_0.1, whole genome shotgun sequence genomic region:
- the LOC124670621 gene encoding diacylglycerol lipase-beta-like isoform X2 encodes MVRVVSFLVGGLNCAVMLLGLYLMDAVLPPGCGGGLAVAAAPVMAGVRVLAMLGTAWAQHATADAIARRHLDEEAASVAEDAVARHEIRVRYKRWLWWTRFGMAVGALQLVGAIYLMFVIVRDLPNGRRSTSCFFGQDDAGQVSGRALIALFLILSWVVVIVQCFTGSDVLRWRSFYATHDMAWKAHYREVFDHGIREALCCLGRAKYLTVLEEDEVYSVARLLGDLVAYRASGTGHLELLAGLALLQKHGNLPDLQTDLVEAPHNLMQEAAVLHPFAEACYTGPLLDVGRNPILFPCAWVYRQGVLTPWTRRRRPALDGDNWWRGHAAAFLRFANIAPTALVRGRVRQSKREAAYFVVVLHEKKTVLIGVRGTETPEDLITDGLCRECAFTKEDLDGLVNNEQLPVTTRERVISTFPHYGHGGIVEAARELFMQLNDCTGENTSSRKLGFLSTLVQEGSECHGYRIRLVGHSLGGAVATVLGMMLFGRYPDVHVYAYGPLPCVDLVIAEACSHFVTTIINNDEFSSRLSINSILRLRSAAINALSDNSPADTAMIQKLARRILNVNKYHERRSSHQGQLCNSEPDLQDLQNGLGGYGGSNSSIDEHRSYQTLDIDQDVQPIPLDGHDFGLEEHQTSNREILVDTPEMFLPGLIIHVVRNRRSLFPLWTCWNLQDAEPPYKAVLAKRENFRDIAVTPSMFMDHLPWRSQYAMQRTLECQTLRSSTNCDSPVQHLV; translated from the exons ATGGTGCGGGTCGTCTCCTTCCTCGTCGGCGGCCTCAATTGCGCGGTCATGCTGCTTGGCCTCTACCTCATGGACGCCGTGCtcccgccgggatgcggcggggggctcgccgtcgccgccgcgcccgtcATGGCCGGGGTCCGGGTGCTCGCCATGCTCGGCACCGCCTGGGCCCAGCACGCCACCgcggatgccatcgctcgccgccACCTGGACGAGGAAGCCGCCTCGGTCGCCGAGGACGCCGTCGCTCGCCACGAGATCAGG GTGAGGTATAAACGGTGGCTGTGGTGGACTAGATTTGGTATGGCTGTTGGTGCGTTGCAGCTGGTTGGCGCAATATATCTCATGTTTGTCATTGTGAGAGATCTTCCTAACGGAAGAAGATCCACTTCCTGTTTCTTTG GACAGGATGATGCTGGCCAGGTCTCTGGGCGAGCACTAATTGCTCTGTTTCTTATCCTATCCTGGGTTGTGGTCATCGTTCAGTGCTTCACGGGTTCTGATGTATTGAGATGGCGATCATTCTATGCGACACATGATATGGCATGGAAAGCTCACTACAGGGAAGTGTTTGATCATGGAATCCGTGAGGCTTTGTGCTGCCTAGGACGTGCAAAATATCT AACCGTATTGGAAGAAGATGAGGTCTATTCTGTGGCAAGACTTCTGGGTGATTTGGTTGCATATCGTGCTTCTGGGACTGGTCATTTGGAACTGTTAGCAG GGCTTGCTCTATTGCAGAAGCATGGGAATTTGCCTGATTTGCAAACTGACCTTGTGGAGGCACCTCATAACCTTATGCAAGAAGCTGCTGTTCTCCATCCATTTGCTGAAGCGTGCTATACG GGGCCACTTCTTGATGTTGGAAGAAACCCCATTTTGTTTCCATGTGCATGGGTTTATAGACAAGGCGTTTTAACTCCATGGACGCGCAGAAG GCGCCCTGCACTTGATGGTGATAACTGGTGGCGAGGTCATGCTGCAGCTTTCCTTAGATTTGCTAATATAGCACCTACTGCACTTGTTCGAGGCCGCGTTCGTCAG AGCAAACGTGAAGCTGCTTACTTTGTTGTGGTCCTCCACGAGAAAAAGACTGTTCTTATTGGGGTGCGTGGGACAGAGACACCAGAGGATCTCATAACCGATGGATTATGTAGAGAGTGTGCTTTCACTAAGGAAGATTTGGATGGATTAGTAAA TAATGAACAGTTACCAGTAACTACGAGGGAGAGAGTTATTTCTACATTTCCACACTATGGACACGGTGGAATTGTAGAGGCTGCTCGAGAGCTTTTCATGCAACTCAATGACTGCACAGGAG AAAACACGTCCTCCAGAAAACTTGGTTTTCTATCTACGCTGGTCCAGGAGGGCAGTGAGTGTCATGGATATAGAATTCGTCTTGTTGGACATTCTTTAGGAGGTGCTGTTGCTACAGTCCTAGGAATGATG CTTTTTGGCAGATACCCAGAcgtgcatgtgtatgcttatggTCCACTTCCGTGTGTGGACTTGGTGATAGCTGAAGCATGTTCGCACTTTGTTACCAC CATTATAAACAACGATGAATTTTCTTCTCGCCTTTCAATCAACTCAATCCTCAGGCTACGATCTGCTGCAATAAATGCTCTTTCAGATAACTCTCCTGCTGATACAGCAATGATACAAAAACTTGCTCGCAGAATATTGAATGTGAACAAGTATC ATGAAAGACGTTCGTCACACCAAGGCCAATTATGCAATAGTGAGCCAGATCTCCAAGATTTGCAGAATGGCCTTGGTGGGTACGGTGGATCCAATTCATCCATAGATGAACACAGAAGCTATCAAACCCTAGACATTGATCAGGATGTCCAGCCGATTCCACTTGATGGGCATGATTTTGGTTTGGAAGAGCATCAGACATCTAATAGGGAAATACTAGTGGACACTCCGGAAATGTTTCTTCCAGGCTTAATTATTCACGTGGTGCGGAACAGAAGAAGCCTCTTCCCTCTTTGGACATGCTGGAACTTGCAGGATGCTGAACCACCATATAAAGCTGTTTTGGCAAAAAGAGAGAACTTCAGGGATATCGCTGTTACTCCATCAATGTTCATGGATCACTTACCATGGAG GTCTCAGTATGCTATGCAGAGAACTCTAGAATGCCAAACGTTAAGGAGTTCAACTAACTGTGATTCACCTGTACAACATTTGGTCTGA
- the LOC124670621 gene encoding diacylglycerol lipase-beta-like isoform X1 — MVRVVSFLVGGLNCAVMLLGLYLMDAVLPPGCGGGLAVAAAPVMAGVRVLAMLGTAWAQHATADAIARRHLDEEAASVAEDAVARHEIRVRYKRWLWWTRFGMAVGALQLVGAIYLMFVIVRDLPNGRRSTSCFFGQDDAGQVSGRALIALFLILSWVVVIVQCFTGSDVLRWRSFYATHDMAWKAHYREVFDHGIREALCCLGRAKYLTVLEEDEVYSVARLLGDLVAYRASGTGHLELLAGLALLQKHGNLPDLQTDLVEAPHNLMQEAAVLHPFAEACYTGPLLDVGRNPILFPCAWVYRQGVLTPWTRRRRPALDGDNWWRGHAAAFLRFANIAPTALVRGRVRQSKREAAYFVVVLHEKKTVLIGVRGTETPEDLITDGLCRECAFTKEDLDGLVNNEQLPVTTRERVISTFPHYGHGGIVEAARELFMQLNDCTGENTSSRKLGFLSTLVQEGSECHGYRIRLVGHSLGGAVATVLGMMIPRRACVCLWSTSVCGLGDS, encoded by the exons ATGGTGCGGGTCGTCTCCTTCCTCGTCGGCGGCCTCAATTGCGCGGTCATGCTGCTTGGCCTCTACCTCATGGACGCCGTGCtcccgccgggatgcggcggggggctcgccgtcgccgccgcgcccgtcATGGCCGGGGTCCGGGTGCTCGCCATGCTCGGCACCGCCTGGGCCCAGCACGCCACCgcggatgccatcgctcgccgccACCTGGACGAGGAAGCCGCCTCGGTCGCCGAGGACGCCGTCGCTCGCCACGAGATCAGG GTGAGGTATAAACGGTGGCTGTGGTGGACTAGATTTGGTATGGCTGTTGGTGCGTTGCAGCTGGTTGGCGCAATATATCTCATGTTTGTCATTGTGAGAGATCTTCCTAACGGAAGAAGATCCACTTCCTGTTTCTTTG GACAGGATGATGCTGGCCAGGTCTCTGGGCGAGCACTAATTGCTCTGTTTCTTATCCTATCCTGGGTTGTGGTCATCGTTCAGTGCTTCACGGGTTCTGATGTATTGAGATGGCGATCATTCTATGCGACACATGATATGGCATGGAAAGCTCACTACAGGGAAGTGTTTGATCATGGAATCCGTGAGGCTTTGTGCTGCCTAGGACGTGCAAAATATCT AACCGTATTGGAAGAAGATGAGGTCTATTCTGTGGCAAGACTTCTGGGTGATTTGGTTGCATATCGTGCTTCTGGGACTGGTCATTTGGAACTGTTAGCAG GGCTTGCTCTATTGCAGAAGCATGGGAATTTGCCTGATTTGCAAACTGACCTTGTGGAGGCACCTCATAACCTTATGCAAGAAGCTGCTGTTCTCCATCCATTTGCTGAAGCGTGCTATACG GGGCCACTTCTTGATGTTGGAAGAAACCCCATTTTGTTTCCATGTGCATGGGTTTATAGACAAGGCGTTTTAACTCCATGGACGCGCAGAAG GCGCCCTGCACTTGATGGTGATAACTGGTGGCGAGGTCATGCTGCAGCTTTCCTTAGATTTGCTAATATAGCACCTACTGCACTTGTTCGAGGCCGCGTTCGTCAG AGCAAACGTGAAGCTGCTTACTTTGTTGTGGTCCTCCACGAGAAAAAGACTGTTCTTATTGGGGTGCGTGGGACAGAGACACCAGAGGATCTCATAACCGATGGATTATGTAGAGAGTGTGCTTTCACTAAGGAAGATTTGGATGGATTAGTAAA TAATGAACAGTTACCAGTAACTACGAGGGAGAGAGTTATTTCTACATTTCCACACTATGGACACGGTGGAATTGTAGAGGCTGCTCGAGAGCTTTTCATGCAACTCAATGACTGCACAGGAG AAAACACGTCCTCCAGAAAACTTGGTTTTCTATCTACGCTGGTCCAGGAGGGCAGTGAGTGTCATGGATATAGAATTCGTCTTGTTGGACATTCTTTAGGAGGTGCTGTTGCTACAGTCCTAGGAATGATG ATACCCAGAcgtgcatgtgtatgcttatggTCCACTTCCGTGTGTGGACTTGGTGATAGCTGA